One Acropora palmata chromosome 2, jaAcrPala1.3, whole genome shotgun sequence genomic window, GAAAAAGCTCGGCTTATTCTTATGACTTGAAACCGAACGTCATATGTTGTCACACGAGCATGAATTATTGATGATTCCTGCTTCAAAACATTACTTTACACTAATGATTCAAAAACTACGGACTAGATTCTTTTAGGACATCTTATCCAAACATTCTCGATAATTTTAGTGGGTTAATTTGGCAGCCAAATAGAAGGAGCTTAGGGTAAGTGCATACGCAAAGTTGTTTGTTGTTCGCCAAAACGTGGCCGATACCTGAGTGAATGTGTatgatgtttttaatgtattaGAACTGCGGATTcgtcgcagaggtcagggttcgaatctCCATTCAGGATTTCTTTGCTGCTCCAAAGTAGCGCTAAAACCAGCGAGGATGATGCAAATtcattttaatgtttcaattaGTTCGCAATCCGAAATTACGCAAGATAAGAAGAAACCGATTACCGAATACTCAAGACCATAAAACTCTTTCTCGTGACTCAACATTGTGACAACATACATGCAAATTTTAACAACTTTGTTTAATGTTGAACCTGAGTACTACGAAAGGAAATGATTGAATATTTAGTATCCACCGTTAAAAGTTTAAGTCGGCTTACTTTTTACGGCTCATAGATTTTTGTGACATTTTGCAGCGGAAGTGCGAATAATTCAGAGAGGCATTACAGACAGAATAATAAGTTTCGAACTGGGTAGCATATGGAGCGGCAATAAAGTTATCGTTTCAGATTAAAATATGTCTCGCTTATCTATGAGCAGGCTTTGGTGACAAGCAATTGACAAATTAGTTAATCTAAAGTGTGGGCGATGTCACAAAATCATTGTTTGACGTGTAATAACTTTGGTCACACTTATATCATGTGGAATTTTTTTAGCAGATTCATTTGCGATTTCAGTCTCTTCTCTGTTCTTTTTAATTCTAGGAGGTTTCATATTCTTCCAGTATTAGTTTACATATAACAGACTTGAAAATTGTGTGTCGAAGTCACGTTAGATGTTTGGTCGACCACTCAAAACTACCGTCTGTCAATAAAATCAGGATAGTTTTAACATTGTATAATTCTCGGTTTTAATTAAATCGAAAATATACATGTTTTCCAAGTGATTTAAAgttcacattttcttttctttgaataGTTTTGGTGACCAACAACACCTTAGCAATATTGTAATATTTACTTGTTAGCACAATGGGAGATGTCGaaactaaaacaaattttcctgCATTGTATTCCTGCTTTGATCTAATTTGTcgaatttgtaaagaaatgaaacacaatCAGAGAATACGTGACTTGAAACAAAGCAAGTTTCATTTAGTTTTCAGTTTAGCTCGCAGGCCTTCTACGCCTCAGTAACAAATTAGCAAGGTCTGGCTGAGAAGATGAATGAATATTTGAGTACTGGTGTTTGAAGACAATGATTTTCATTAAATCTCAGTTTCCAAGGCTAATAGAAATGAAACTAAGTAGCAGTTTTCATGTAAATAATAGGCACGCAAGCTAATATCATGGAATTTAAAATGCAGGTGAACCATTACAAAAGTTTGCTTCAGGCTTGACATTGCTGATTGATTTCCAAATTAAATTGGTCATTAGGGAGATCGTTTCTGGATTGAAGGATTTAAACATGTTTGacgtttaattttctttctagGTTAACTGTCGAAGTCATCTGCAACAAAAGAGAGCGAGTAAGTAGTAGCGATATATATGCCAATAGTCGTTTCGTTGCAAAAATGGGCGACTGAAATCGGCTGGATTCGTAAGGCTAGACGTAATTTGAGTCAGAAGAATCAAATGGTCTTTATTGTCTTCCGTTTCCGCTTATAATACTTAACTCCTGATCACTGGCAAGCGACAATGATATGGTCAACCAGAAACAAGACTGGAAGTAACAACCATTCAAAGTACTGGTTTTTCAGGTGCATAATTTTGCGATTCCTACTTTCTGTGATTCTAGTAATTTGCGTTCCGCTATAAAAGATAGTTGACGTACCTTCTTCAACTTCTTTCAATGACTTTAACACGCACAAATTTTCTCTAACAGTCTAACCGATCTCAACTGAACTGTTCAAGAGAGAATGAACCAATATGATCCCATGTCAAGATTAAATGTTGAGAGTGATTATAGTTACAATCACTGTTATCTTGAGGTTTGCGCTATCAAAACATCGCATCGAGTTTGGCTTTCAGGAAAGAATAAGTTCTTTAAGCACAATTGAGAAATTCTGACGCTCTAAAACACAATCTAAATCATTGTTTCACAATCGAACCCACCTTAGCTAGCTAGATCAGTGTCAGGCCAAGGTGGTTTTATCGGACTTGTGCCAACGGGACAACCTTCTGTTCCCGCCGGTACGACGAGAGACGCCGAGGTCGTAGGTAAATGTGATAGGTAAAAATAGAGAACAAGTGGTGTATGatataaataaaatactcTAAACGAGAGCATCAGGCGCACTAGGCAGTTCTAACTTGAGCACAAATGTGCAGTTGCGTCTGGTTGGACTTAAACTCGTCAATTTTTCTGTGATTTACGTTTTTGCAACTCCATACTAAAATACTGATATAATTATTCAGGCGAGCAGGTTGAGTGCTTTGCTTTATGAATTAAACGTCATTTTTATCGCAAAAGGGTGTCACGTAGGATGTGGCAAGAGACGTCAAACGTCAAATATTGAGACAAAAAATTTTCGGTTTGGCCTCGAATTTTCACCAAGAAGATTTATGAAGGGAATTTAGAAGCAGAATTGTCCGCCCAGCAATTTTATGATTTTCTCCTTACTCTATTTTGGGCAAGTTAATTGTACCCACAGTGGTAACTCACTcattaccaaaaaaaaaaatgctacaaCAAAACACCCCTTCATCACACGAGCTAGATTCTTATCGACACATGTAGATCGTCGAAGCTTTTAAAGAAAGTTCTAGCAGTAAACCAAcccaaataaaataaaaggataaaataataatgataataataataataatacaaatgAGACAAAAAATCTCCCTAGTTTTCTCCTCTTTCTTAAATGGCTAAAATTCTGTCAACGGCTATAGTCTTTTAAGTGCGTACTAactgattttaattttaacttgAAGTCTTTGCAATGCGGAggaacaacttgaaattatGACGTTTTTTTCCAACGCTTGACAGATACATTACAAatgaactttttttaaaataatgattattacaaAGCGCCAAAACGACTAATAACAGAAAGTTGACGATATTGCCCCAAACCACAGTAACATAGAGTTATATATGATACTGAATAAGCGAAACTATTTTgctgtatatttttttttttgcaaatttgcCATAGAATAGAACTGAGAAACagtaaattaagaaaagcaattaacTTTAAGCTTCACATATCACAAGATGTAGCTAGATAGCAGTTGGTCATTTCCTTTAAACGacttcttattttttattttagtttacGTGAAAGCAtgactgaaaatgaaatattatttttattctcaaAGAAGGGGTGGGCTGTAATGACTGAAAATTTGCTCAACATTGTCAGCAGGGTAGCTAAATGAAAAGTATGTCAAAAGCCTGAAACACGGGACAGTTTAAAAAAAGTGGTGgcaagtttcttttgcttgcaATAATTTGTATTTGTCCTGTTTCCTCTAACGCTGACTGAAGCAATGAATGCGGTATTAATGTTAAACGTTAGCATTGCGAAAGATTCAGTCTTTTAAtatcaaagtttgttttgcctCGACGTCCTTCAACATATCAGGTGAAAAGATTAACTGATTTTACTACGTGGaaggaataaaattaatgaactaTATTAAACGAGGCTCACCCATGCTGATTGATCGCAACTCAACATTTAGAACTCTTTGCATGGTCAAGGCGAAAGAGCACTATATTGTGAAGCGGAAACTTAGGGAAGAGAGTTAGATTTCATCGAGCTATATTGTAGGTGTGTGTGATTTAATACAGTTTTTTAATTATGATGGCAAGCGTGATAATCTTGGCTTGTTCTTTACATTTCAGATTTAATTTGGTGCTTCTAGTAGCCGGTAAAAAGCTGCAAGGTTGATcgaatatttcaaatttggaaTTTTGTCTTTTGCTTTCAACCAATGATTTTGTCACAATAATATAACTAACCGGCTTTAACCGACACCTCGTTTAAGCTAGGCTAGGGAAGTTCTTCTCCTAAAGTAGAGTCCAGTCTGTTGGAAAAACAGCACTTTGTCTATCGatgaaatgtaatttttgcaTTCCAGAATCGAAAATAATCTGGTGGTCTTGACATCATTATGGAGTTATCATTGTCGGAGCGTTCTTTTAAAAGAATAGGAAGGCCTTGCTTAAATCTTTTATCGAAAGGAAAAAGGTATGAGTGCCTTAACTTTCGTGGacatttgaaaaggaaaacagtaaataagtgataaataaaatataaaaactcTTACGTTGGCAGATAAAGCTGGGCGGATCTGGCAAGAACAAATTTTCGACCGGCCTAGGCCTTTCGATTAAGTTTAGTTGCGAATGTGATATCGCCGCAGCCAATCTGCTTATTCGCAGACGACCGTCATGAAAGttaaagcgcgggaaaaacaaaaaaaacaaaacaaaagaacatcaTGCATCGTGCATGTTGTGATTTTTCAATTCTATGATTTCATTCGTCGACGCGCTtcgaaaaattatttgaatatGAAAATTGGATTTATAGGGCGCATTTTCTGTATATGTTCATTCAAATGCTCGTTATGCAATAAATTTTTAGCAGAATTCTATTTGACTGTTCTCGTTTTCATTGCGTTATGTTGTGGCAGTTGGGTATttggaaaatataaaaatttgcACTAAATTTTTTGTTAAGAGCAATTGACTAGTTAATGATGACTGAAACATGCAAGATCTATGATAGACATATTTATAGTATTGTATTTCTGTTGGCGTCGACAGGCATTCCCTTCGCGatggaaataaatttttacATAAACATTTAACCAATTTATAAACGGAAAAAGCCAAGGGGATAATACTAGGGAGCTtcagcaaacacgacgtcgacggaagcgagaaagtcatctgaaaatgtaacttcgcctTTCTGCAAgactttttcaattattcaatgTCATTATGCTCGAAAAacgtgttctaactatcctggaattaaattggaaccagcgcttgggacataagaagacaaaattggacatttgtcatcatatgctcacgtagtccatacaactgcaaaacaggttatttcacgtcgtaggaagaacgagaacgtctgcaaaatgtcaaaaatgaaaactgcacgtaCAAAGCGTGCACAGCTATTGTTTTTTGAcaatcaaatatgcaaatttgtgacgtccttgttgccgtcgtcgtcgtggttgcgtaagctcccttaTAGCGGAATATGACGCCATTCTCGGCCAATGAGAGCGCGAGGATTTCTATAATCACCTGAGTAattatatgttatagcccactactGAGTGGTGAAAAGCGCCCACcgtatttgtaatgttttggcgacaAGAAAGgattaaattttttgtcaaaagatgaaaaatgcacgtgcaaagcgtgcaaaaagactgtttttcactgtcaaatatgcaaatttgtggggtttttgttgccgtgtCGCCGTCGTGGTTGCCTGCGCTCCCTACTTTTAATCGGCGACATCTTCAACAAGGCTGCAGTTTTCGTTTAAACTCGATGTCCCTATACGtaaatgtattttctttttgaaaaatgttaaattaactttttcaaaacctccgataaattttagttttaagaAATTTGCATTCAGTTAATGACAATTCAAGAGAAGTTGAGAGAAGTGCTAACATCTGTTTGAAGTGGATATATTTTCCTCTTCTGTCACGGGGTGCACTATGGAAGATGTTGGCaaaattctttttattatttcggTCTGGGATTAGCTCATATTTTCGCAAAtctagttaaaaaaaaggaaagaaataggagaaacaaacaaaaaaaagacaaataaataaatgaaagtaaacaaaaaattcacaTACAAACATTGAAGCCAGCGTAGCAGTCATAATCGAACTAGCTaaattagaaaataaataagtgGACATCATATGggaaattgcaaattttgcaaTATTAATGAAGTCGCTTTGTTTgtcaaagagaaaaacaaaagcgacAATTATacagttttgaaataaaagggcagtAGTTTCCTTTAAGTAAAAGCCGGACGAACTTACATTATTCATCAATTAGGTAATCCTTCAGTTACAGTGGCGAATCTTTTCTACGGGTATCAGAAATCATGAGCGAGGTGGCAACTTGAAGAGGACATCGGTAAAAAATGAGCGCTGAATAGATTTGGCTAGATGGTTCTCACTTTGAACTTAAGATCTCTCTCTAAAGTTCTATAAATTgtagcaaaatttaaaatatgtcatttttTAATGGACGTTTTCCATGGAATTGATAAATTCGCAATGAACAATTGAGCTTTACTTTAGTCTCAAGGTTTCACTTTGTGGTTAACCATGTATTTCGTGACATGTTTACATTAGAAGCTTTTACGACACcgataaataaacaaatgtcTAGCAAGTACACAGGCAGTTTGAACTTGTTCTGTTTCTATGCTTGTCAGTGACTCTTTGTTTTAAGTACTGAATTTGCAAAAGCCGTAAACCTAATTGAATTTTGAGTGATCCGTCGTCGTACTTTTGAACTCCGTAGTTAGCCAATGCATATCGTAACTAAAGGGAGATAATCCTGCACGCACTTGCCTCTTGAAACCACGGCAGTCAGATAAAGTTTTAGGGCGACAGAAATACTGgcttaagttttcttttacatGAACAGCGTAACGTTCAAAGAGCAATAATTGGACGAAAAAGATAATGCTTCTGCAGAGAGGGACCACCAGGTTAGTTGCACAATTTTCAACTACCAAATGCAAACGCGCGGAAACTCGAAACAAGATTGCATCTTTACAATTTACGAGTTCTAATCGGTATCATTTTGCAGAAGAACTCCTGTCTTTAAGAAACGGATCTGTTTTGCCCTGATTAAAATTCAATTGAATTTATTGTTCGTTGTCTGCGCCAGATGGATGCCTTTCtatgttctcttttttgttctGGACTTGGCTGGATTTATGCCGGTTTGCGCTGCTAAGGTTCCAACGTCAAGTTGTCAGAGAAACTATCTGGGCCAAGAGCAAAAAGGTTCAgcgaaaaataatttttatccaaGGCTTTTTCACTAACTAAAAATCATACACCTTCAACTTCGGCGCTTAAGGATCGCAACTGTTTCTGCGCGTGTGGATCGAACCACTGACACAACCCAATATTTAGCCGGCTTTAAGGATTAAATGCAAGCGTTCccatttaataaaattttcaactgGCTACAATTCACAGCTTgagatgatttttttaaattgtgtaagGTGAAGACACTCAAAGCAATTTGTAAAATCGGACAAAATACGCATAGGAAAGCATTCGCAATATGTGTTTCGTGAACTTGAAACTAATTTCATGCAATTACAATTCCATACCATTGTTTTACACATCGAGGTCCTTCAATCAACAATGAGTAGTGTTCTCACAATAACGGAAAACGAAAACCTTATATTTTATAACTTAAGATAATGAAGCTGTCGTAAACGGCTACTCAGAAAAAATAGCGTGAATTTATTGCGAcaaaagcattaaattttaagtttttgcATTTGTGAGACGCAATGCGGACGCAAGTAGCTAAACTTCGTATTGTTCGGTTTTGCTCCATTGTGACAATCACTTGAAGTTTGCCATTTCGCGTCTTCCAAGAAACAGtcatttaaaatgaattttcacgaaaagaaactttaaaataaCACCTGAAACAATTGTATTGTTTAATTTGGGTTTTGTTTTAGTGTACAGAATGATTTGTATTCTCGACTTCATGatgatattgttttttttttcctttccgtTTGGCAGCTTCCTGTTTAATCAAATCCATCCAATTTGGATGCACTGTCGCCACGACTTTCATAAAGTGTTTTCGTACCCTGGGATATCATAACGCTCCACAAAAGCgttcaaataaattaaatggCAGTTCTTAGCAAACAGTGCGGTGCAATATGTAAATCTGGCCCTCGCGCTCcctaaacgaaaaaaaaaatccgcacacaggagaaggaaaaaagacgAATTTTATTTCGTAGGGTAAGCTTATTAACAGAAGACGGAAGCGCTCCAAACCGAAGAGAAGGCCACACAAAGAGATTTTTATTCGAATTCATTGTTAAATGCGGGGTAACCGGGAAAGATTGCAATATCGTCAGATGAATTAAGCAATTAAATATTTAGAACGTATATAACAAGAAATTCTACATAAGATATATTTTTGTgcaatgaaaaggaagacatttctcaaatatgATCTGATTCCAAGTCACCGACTTCCAAATTAACAGAAGCTATTTGTaagttttaaagaaatatattaaACTAGCTTTAGGGTCTTATTAACAATTGCACGTTTTGATCATATACTCCGAACCtaccaaaagaaaacattattattattttaaggaaATTTTTACAGCTAATTGCTCATATCAGTATTAAAACCaggcaaaagaaaactagAAATTTACGAAATGACGGGAACAGGCTGTGTTTGTGAGTTAAATCAGCTGCATTAAAAAGTTTATGTCATTAATTCAcatgtttcaatttttctccACAGACTGGGGATCAACTCCCTTGAAACCGATTTCGAGTGAAAAGAAATCTTATCGGAAAATAGAAGAAAATCCTTATCGACTGCAAGTGGGAAAAGAATTGCAAGATAAAAACACTTACTCACCTTATATTACTGCCAGAACTTAATTGTGAGAGCCACGACAAGACGAAGTTGCGACGAAGTTGACGATCTGGTTTGAATCCCgttttcaatttgaagaaAGCAGCTGTCATTATGAGCAACCATTCCTGGCCTCTTGAGGAAGTAATTCTATTGAGCATCTTCTCTCTATTCGTGATTGTGACTAATACTTTGGTTTGCGGATTGGTGTTCAAGGTTAAATCGATGCGAAATTACACCAACGGGTTTGTGGTGTCCTTAGCAATATCGGATATCTTGACAGGCACAGCGTTTCTTCTGCAATACAACCTTAAACTTGAGAGATGGTCTCAAGCAGCTCTCAATGCTCTGTATGCTATTGTGTTGTTTGTTGGCGCATCAAACCTTTGTGCGGTTACTTATGACAGATATTTGGCAATATTACACCCCTTTGCCTACGCACGGATAATAAAGAGAGCCTTCAAAATCTTGGTACCTGGAATATGGCTGATATCGATAGGGATCGCTTGTATTCCCTTCGCATGGTTTGAAGATAACACGATAGGTCTCCCTTCCCAAATCTACAATTGTTCCGTCTTGGTCATTTGCATCGCTCTACCTTTTGTGTTAATAGTCTACGCGAACTTCAAGATTCTTCTATTGGTTCGCCGGTCCGTTCGCCGCGAAAGACAGCTCAGTGTTTCATCCAGTCCCTCCGATAAAACTAATTCAAAGCAGAATGGTGTAAGAAAAGTTTCGTCCGAAGCTAAAGTAGCAAGGGTCTTCGCGATTGCGTCCTTTATGTTCGCTCTAAGCTATTTTCCAATGCTGTATTACACTGCTGCGATGACATTTCATCACCGTGACGCTACTCCTAAACTAATGACACAGCTTTCGCCTTTTTGTATTGTATTTGGGTCGCTGGTGAATCCAATCCTTTATTCGTTCATGAAACCTGACTTCCGACGAGCGGTTAAGAAAATTTTGAGTGCAAAACAAGTTTATTTAGATCTGAGAAGATCTCATAGGTCTTCAGTTCCAAGTAATGGCGACACATACAATATTCCTTTTctagcaaaaaagaaaacacagcCCGTCGTGGGCAATGACCAGTTTCCGGAAGGTAACAATTTTTACGAGAGTACAGTATAATGCGTGAAAATGGTGAGAATATACTAACAGAATAACTTGAAAAAGGTCGCAAAAAAGGAGGAAAACCTCAGGAAAAAGAGCAAGGCAATTGAATCAATGAACACTTTACACTTcaaaaacaacaggaaaaaattcCTGACTATAATATAGAAGGCACTCACCGCTAATGTGAATTTCTCTGGCAACATCATATTGGCTGTTAAAATATCACTGTACAAATGTTTGTCCGTCTACCTCATGTGGAAAATTACGAATCTTAAAGAGTAGCCTTCAATTTAGTGAAAAGGAATTTTCATCTGCAAATTATGCATAAAACACCCCATGAACGCTACGGAGTACGGGCACTCTTGTGCCTTTCACGGTCATTCAGGACTTTCAACATGGCGGTTGGTGTTATCCGAACTTTGAAACCAGGAAGCGATACAACATGTAAAAAGTGCAAATTCTAGTTCTATACATAGTAATATAATATTCAGGTCAATCTATCGTGTACCGTGGGCAAGATTATTGGTTTCTTTCTGAATCCTTGAGAGTTATTTAGGATGCGGGAGGCTGTCTCTAGTTCCCAAGATCCGCTTTGTTCGCCCCTGGTGGGAAACGACGTTAATAAAACTTTCTGATCACATTAATCCTACTGGTGGTCTACCAATTCTTTAAAATAGTTACTTGTTTTCAACAACACGACAACGGTGAAAGTGACTACGGAATTCGAGGTCGGAATACTTTATtcattaacaattagactacgagcccgagttttctacgagcagatagtcaacgaggcgcagccgagttgactatcgctcgtagaaaacgagggcgagtagtctaattgttttagtataaatttactcgtagtctcattgcataaaaacgtaaagtaacgtttaggaaaaaatgttttattgtgtttacatcggcaagtCAGAGGTTttaaacactgcgcgtgatgtgcactgaggtgtgaaacaggcatcacgtgttcaaaatagccgattttcattggctattcacaactgtagactatcagcagatagtctacgagtaatatagccaatcagattcacagattcacgatagactacgagtaaatttatactaatggTATATAGTTATTCACCAAGAAGATATCCGCCTGCCGTCCACCAAGACGTGATTTCTTCATTATGCCCTCAATTCGTTGCTTCGTCGTTCCccgttgaaaaaacaaacaaacaaacaaaaaccaacaatGCTAGATAAGTATTTTTAATCGACTTTAATAGTTAGGGGGGATTCTTGTGCAAAATCTCATACCGCTACGAGTTTAATTCATTTGAACGGCtgtttaaaatgaatctt contains:
- the LOC141873746 gene encoding uncharacterized protein LOC141873746 isoform X2, coding for MPLIIKEDWGSTPLKPISSEKKSYRKIEENPYRLQVGKELQDKNTYSPYITART
- the LOC141873746 gene encoding D(1) dopamine receptor-like isoform X1 codes for the protein MSNHSWPLEEVILLSIFSLFVIVTNTLVCGLVFKVKSMRNYTNGFVVSLAISDILTGTAFLLQYNLKLERWSQAALNALYAIVLFVGASNLCAVTYDRYLAILHPFAYARIIKRAFKILVPGIWLISIGIACIPFAWFEDNTIGLPSQIYNCSVLVICIALPFVLIVYANFKILLLVRRSVRRERQLSVSSSPSDKTNSKQNGVRKVSSEAKVARVFAIASFMFALSYFPMLYYTAAMTFHHRDATPKLMTQLSPFCIVFGSLVNPILYSFMKPDFRRAVKKILSAKQVYLDLRRSHRSSVPSNGDTYNIPFLAKKKTQPVVGNDQFPEGNNFYESTV